In the genome of Thermoplasmata archaeon, one region contains:
- a CDS encoding methyltransferase domain-containing protein — MKKKDLEMGLQKVRNFEDPDPFLEQYMTPATIAADILFDAYSKGDIENLKVVDLGCGTGMFSIGAWMLGAAQVDGFDISESALRVAEQNKKDLGAEVSFHNIDIINVEEGADTIFMNPPFGCQNRNADRPFLDRAMELSECVYSIHMANTLDFITEYVEKRGRTVAFSKIYKYDIHNTFSFHTKTKKTVDVAVVNIR, encoded by the coding sequence ATGAAGAAAAAGGATCTCGAGATGGGCCTGCAGAAGGTCAGGAACTTCGAGGATCCCGATCCGTTCCTAGAACAGTACATGACACCCGCTACCATAGCGGCGGACATATTGTTCGATGCCTACTCCAAAGGGGATATAGAGAACCTCAAAGTGGTGGATCTTGGATGCGGAACAGGTATGTTCTCCATCGGCGCATGGATGCTCGGTGCCGCCCAGGTGGATGGCTTCGACATATCGGAATCTGCTCTCAGGGTGGCGGAACAGAACAAGAAGGACCTCGGTGCCGAGGTCTCATTCCATAATATAGATATTATTAATGTAGAAGAAGGGGCAGACACCATCTTCATGAACCCTCCCTTCGGATGTCAGAACAGGAATGCGGACAGACCCTTCCTCGACAGGGCCATGGAGCTCTCGGAATGCGTCTACTCCATACACATGGCCAACACCCTGGACTTCATAACGGAGTATGTGGAGAAACGTGGACGCACTGTCGCATTCTCTAAAATTTATAAGTACGACATCCATAATACATTTTCATTCCATACAAAGACGAAGAAGACGGTTGACGTCGCGGTCGTCAACATAAGGTGA
- a CDS encoding NADP-specific glutamate dehydrogenase — MAIKNKYLKEVYADLEQRNKDQPEFLQAVKEVLESLEPVVKARPELQEAGIIERIVEPERIIMFRVSWVDDKGKVQVNRGYRVQFNSAIGPYKGGLRLHPSVNLSILKFLGFEQIFKNSLTTLPIGGGKGGSDFDPKGKSDAEVMRFCQSFMTELAKHIGADTDVPAGDIGVGGREIGYMFGQYKRLQNEFTGVLTGKAIPCGGSLARTEATGYGLCYFTEEMLKDHKDSFKKKTVVISGSGNVATYACQKATQLGAKVVAVSDSNGYIYDPKGIDYKIMKEIKEVKRDRIKTYVNYSKTAKYTEGCSGIWTIPCDIALPCATQNELDEKSAKILIKNGVKAVAEGANMPSTPGAVAAFQKAGVLFGPAKAANAGGVATSALEMSQNSQRLAWTFDEVDAKLHDIMVNIYKQASEAAKKYGMEGNLVAGANIAGFEKVANAMLWQGISY; from the coding sequence ATGGCTATCAAGAACAAGTATCTGAAGGAAGTCTACGCAGATCTCGAGCAGCGCAACAAGGATCAGCCCGAGTTCCTACAGGCAGTCAAGGAAGTCCTGGAATCCCTGGAGCCCGTCGTCAAGGCGAGGCCCGAACTCCAGGAGGCCGGAATCATCGAGAGGATCGTTGAGCCCGAGAGGATCATCATGTTCCGTGTTTCATGGGTAGATGACAAGGGCAAGGTGCAGGTCAACCGCGGATACCGTGTACAGTTCAACTCGGCCATCGGACCCTACAAGGGAGGTCTCAGACTTCACCCGTCCGTCAACCTGTCCATCCTGAAGTTCCTCGGATTCGAGCAGATCTTCAAGAACAGCCTCACCACACTCCCCATCGGAGGAGGAAAGGGAGGATCAGACTTCGACCCCAAGGGCAAGTCCGACGCAGAGGTCATGCGCTTCTGCCAGTCATTCATGACAGAGCTCGCCAAGCACATCGGTGCAGACACCGACGTCCCCGCAGGAGACATCGGAGTCGGCGGAAGAGAGATCGGATACATGTTCGGTCAGTACAAGAGGCTCCAGAACGAGTTCACCGGAGTCCTCACCGGAAAGGCAATCCCCTGCGGAGGATCCCTCGCAAGGACAGAGGCAACCGGATACGGTCTCTGCTACTTCACCGAGGAGATGCTGAAGGACCACAAGGATTCCTTCAAGAAGAAGACCGTCGTCATCTCCGGATCCGGAAACGTCGCGACATACGCATGCCAGAAGGCAACCCAGCTGGGAGCCAAGGTCGTTGCAGTCTCCGACTCCAACGGATACATCTACGATCCCAAGGGAATCGATTACAAGATCATGAAGGAGATCAAGGAGGTCAAGAGAGACAGGATCAAGACCTACGTCAACTACTCCAAGACCGCCAAGTACACAGAGGGCTGCTCCGGAATCTGGACCATCCCCTGTGACATCGCTCTCCCCTGTGCTACGCAGAACGAGCTCGACGAGAAGTCCGCCAAGATCCTGATCAAGAACGGTGTCAAGGCAGTCGCCGAGGGAGCCAACATGCCCAGCACACCCGGTGCGGTCGCAGCCTTCCAGAAGGCAGGCGTCCTCTTCGGTCCCGCAAAGGCGGCCAACGCCGGAGGAGTCGCAACATCCGCTCTCGAGATGAGTCAGAACAGCCAGAGGCTCGCCTGGACCTTCGACGAGGTAGATGCAAAGCTCCACGACATCATGGTCAACATCTACAAGCAGGCTTCCGAAGCAGCCAAGAAGTATGGAATGGAGGGCAACCTCGTCGCCGGTGCGAACATCGCTGGATTCGAGAAGGTCGCCAACGCCATGCTCTGGCAGGGAATCTCCTACTGA
- a CDS encoding ATP-dependent DNA helicase produces the protein MAEGRRRSRVKMDYFPYEYRPGQKELVSFIDRTVRDSRCAVIEAGTGTGKTITSLCGVLGYAKDHDMKVVYLTRTKSQQKQVIRESAAIGNGILCVAVQGRSAASCPMMRDDPDLASGNAEEISKLCSVYKRKSGGVCHCKFYSGIEETDVEQWVEIIRQQHPDPEDFSRMCEDTGICPYELMKLILPYADVIAVPYPFVFMPMVLDRFVEWMGVPLSRTILIVDEAHNLPDYLRDVQTFEYSEHAMDLAAKEAKEHGDFELHEGITVTDLVAVLKEILAHAEKEYLIDEDGMLPPYFLEDELMSRLGVSSVTISRMCKSMEEIGDGIMEKKKERKKLPRSYIHSMSRFIRAWIDGDEDNYVRLIVKEKDNPLFQAYCMDPSGAAGPLIDCFSSIHMSGTLQPLDAYETELGLDRVNKLCLDGIFPKENLLTLYTDKVSMKYEERELPQNYDTLMQMIVDCVNAVRVNTAIFFPSYGFMDKMVDDGLVRYLNRDVVYEQRGMSQPELMSVFENFKTSDGGVLFCVTGGRISEGLDFPDKSLEMAILIGIPYPKPTAKMRAMRRYYDIRFGDGMKYTSTIPTVRKMRQSIGRLIRSETDRGVAIIMDRRVAGLKDIDAELCQDIPSKEREFFSYSKYDL, from the coding sequence ATGGCAGAGGGGCGGCGGAGAAGCCGAGTGAAAATGGATTACTTCCCTTACGAGTACCGCCCCGGCCAGAAGGAGCTTGTGAGCTTCATCGACCGTACGGTCCGCGACAGCAGATGCGCGGTCATCGAGGCCGGGACAGGTACCGGAAAGACGATCACATCGTTATGCGGTGTCCTGGGCTATGCCAAGGACCATGATATGAAGGTCGTCTACCTCACAAGGACCAAATCTCAGCAGAAACAGGTCATCAGGGAGTCAGCCGCCATCGGCAACGGCATCCTGTGCGTAGCGGTCCAGGGCCGTTCGGCCGCTTCCTGTCCCATGATGAGGGACGATCCCGATCTCGCGTCGGGTAATGCCGAGGAGATATCGAAGCTCTGTTCGGTCTACAAGCGCAAGTCAGGCGGTGTCTGCCATTGCAAGTTCTACAGCGGCATCGAGGAGACCGATGTCGAGCAATGGGTGGAGATCATCCGCCAGCAGCATCCCGACCCTGAGGATTTCTCCCGCATGTGCGAGGATACGGGCATCTGCCCGTATGAACTGATGAAGCTCATCCTCCCGTATGCGGATGTCATAGCGGTCCCGTATCCCTTCGTCTTCATGCCGATGGTCCTCGACCGTTTCGTCGAATGGATGGGCGTACCCCTTTCGAGGACGATCCTCATCGTGGACGAGGCCCATAACCTCCCTGATTATCTGCGCGATGTTCAGACCTTCGAGTACAGCGAGCACGCCATGGACCTCGCCGCCAAAGAGGCCAAGGAGCATGGCGACTTCGAGCTGCACGAGGGGATCACAGTAACGGATCTCGTAGCGGTTCTCAAGGAGATACTGGCTCATGCGGAGAAGGAGTATCTTATCGATGAGGACGGGATGCTCCCACCGTACTTCTTGGAGGACGAGCTGATGAGCCGTCTCGGAGTCAGTTCTGTGACCATCTCCCGCATGTGCAAGTCCATGGAGGAAATTGGCGACGGAATCATGGAGAAGAAGAAGGAGCGCAAGAAGCTCCCCCGTTCCTACATACATTCGATGTCCCGTTTCATCCGTGCATGGATCGATGGCGACGAGGACAACTACGTCAGGCTGATAGTCAAGGAGAAGGACAATCCCCTCTTCCAAGCCTACTGTATGGATCCCTCGGGAGCCGCCGGCCCTCTGATAGACTGCTTCTCATCGATACACATGTCAGGTACACTCCAGCCTCTGGACGCTTACGAGACGGAATTGGGTCTGGACAGGGTGAACAAGCTCTGTCTCGACGGGATATTCCCCAAGGAGAACCTCCTCACGCTCTATACAGATAAGGTCTCGATGAAGTACGAGGAGAGGGAGCTCCCCCAGAACTACGATACATTAATGCAGATGATCGTGGACTGCGTCAATGCGGTCCGTGTGAACACTGCGATCTTCTTCCCGTCCTACGGTTTCATGGACAAGATGGTGGATGACGGTCTGGTCAGGTATCTGAACAGGGATGTGGTCTACGAGCAGAGGGGCATGTCGCAGCCTGAGCTGATGAGCGTATTCGAGAACTTCAAGACCTCCGACGGCGGCGTGCTGTTCTGTGTGACCGGAGGAAGGATCAGCGAAGGTCTGGACTTCCCCGACAAATCCCTGGAGATGGCGATTCTGATCGGTATCCCATATCCAAAGCCCACCGCGAAGATGAGGGCCATGCGCAGATACTACGACATCAGGTTCGGGGACGGCATGAAGTACACCTCGACGATCCCCACCGTCAGGAAGATGAGGCAGTCCATCGGAAGGCTGATCAGGTCCGAGACGGACAGAGGTGTGGCCATAATCATGGACCGCAGGGTCGCCGGTCTGAAGGATATCGACGCGGAGCTCTGTCAGGACATCCCTTCCAAGGAGAGGGAGTTCTTCAGTTATTCCAAGTATGACCTCTGA
- a CDS encoding RNA-binding protein: MTESKFVFPGEEVASEEEYLAAEGTFAENGIVYASQVGELVLDDAECVAKVISPNPPNILAVGDIVYGVVGDIRSTMATADVFVKDGVERRLGGDTYATIHVSKISQGYTDDVAKELRKGDYIRARVTAIKPALQLTTKDDHLGVIRAQCSKCKTEMIRSKKGDGLYCPECKYAMPRKLADDYGDVEL, encoded by the coding sequence ATGACAGAATCCAAATTCGTGTTCCCCGGAGAGGAAGTGGCCTCGGAAGAAGAGTATCTGGCCGCAGAGGGGACATTCGCTGAGAACGGTATCGTTTACGCTTCACAGGTAGGAGAGCTCGTACTTGACGATGCAGAGTGCGTCGCAAAGGTCATCTCCCCCAATCCACCAAACATCCTTGCAGTCGGTGACATCGTCTACGGAGTCGTAGGTGACATCAGGAGCACCATGGCTACCGCGGATGTTTTCGTCAAGGACGGAGTCGAGAGGAGACTCGGCGGAGACACATACGCCACCATTCACGTTTCGAAGATCTCCCAGGGCTACACCGACGATGTCGCCAAGGAGCTCAGGAAGGGAGACTACATCAGGGCCAGGGTCACAGCCATCAAGCCAGCTCTTCAGCTGACCACCAAGGACGACCACCTCGGAGTCATCAGGGCACAGTGCAGCAAATGCAAGACCGAGATGATCAGAAGCAAGAAGGGCGACGGTCTGTACTGCCCCGAGTGCAAGTATGCCATGCCCAGGAAGCTCGCCGACGATTATGGCGACGTGGAACTCTGA
- a CDS encoding tRNA 4-thiouridine(8) synthase ThiI, with amino-acid sequence MKLVALMSNGIDSPVASYIMSKRGADVILLHMDNRPYTDDRSLDVVTALADQLRAVTGKEFPLYIANHGANQERIKENCDYHYQCVMCKRVMQRTARELAKKLGASGIIMGDSLGQVASQTLKNIKSENLGLNFPVVRPLIGLDKLEIIDISKETGLFDISIRQTAGCMIVPTRPITEANPEKVLTMSEKIDLDALAKECADGAVLYH; translated from the coding sequence ATGAAGCTAGTCGCATTGATGTCCAACGGCATCGACTCGCCGGTCGCTTCATACATTATGAGCAAGCGCGGTGCGGACGTCATACTTCTCCACATGGACAACCGTCCGTACACCGACGACCGCTCTTTGGACGTCGTCACCGCTCTGGCTGACCAATTGAGGGCAGTCACAGGAAAGGAATTCCCGCTCTACATCGCCAACCACGGTGCGAATCAGGAAAGGATCAAGGAGAACTGCGATTATCACTACCAATGCGTCATGTGCAAGCGCGTAATGCAGAGGACCGCCAGAGAACTGGCCAAGAAGCTCGGTGCCTCCGGGATCATCATGGGTGACTCCTTGGGACAGGTCGCTTCGCAGACCCTCAAGAACATCAAATCGGAGAATCTAGGACTGAACTTCCCCGTCGTCAGGCCACTTATAGGCCTGGACAAGCTGGAAATCATCGACATCTCGAAGGAGACCGGACTCTTCGACATATCGATAAGGCAGACCGCGGGATGCATGATCGTTCCGACCAGGCCCATCACCGAGGCCAATCCCGAAAAGGTCCTCACAATGAGCGAGAAGATCGATCTGGATGCTCTCGCTAAGGAATGCGCCGACGGCGCCGTGTTATATCACTGA
- the purH gene encoding bifunctional phosphoribosylaminoimidazolecarboxamide formyltransferase/IMP cyclohydrolase, protein MHLAKIKRAVISVSDKTGIVEFAKKLETAGVELISTGGTYKLLKENDIKVVEVSDVTGFPEMLDGRVKTLHPKIHAGILARRDIPDHMSAIKGKGIDPIDMVVINLYPFKQTVLKEGVSFEDIVENIDIGGPSMIRAAAKNYQSVAVVTKPEQYSEIIEQMYANAGDLSPDLHQRLMAEAFDVTSQYDAMIASQMKKRFIPGFPDSFPIPLEKVQDLRYGENPNQSAAFYKDPFTPGPTVAKAECLWGKELSYNNILDLDKALDICMDFEKPTAVVMKHTNPCGLASADTIFEAFETAYNVDPLSAFGCVICLNRPCTKECAEMISKYFVEAVLCPDFEEGAVEIMEVKKNIRLLRTNCPIGPSERVREFKMKKVQGGMLIQTDEDVPVDPQNLKVVTNRAPTEEEVHSLLFAWKLAKHVTSNAVVYVRGERAVGIGAGQMSRVDSAKIATMKANEPTQGCVMASDAFFPFRDGVDEAAKAGVTAIIQPGGSIRDQEVIDAANEHGMAMVFTGCRVFRH, encoded by the coding sequence ATGCATCTGGCTAAGATCAAGAGGGCAGTCATCAGTGTTTCCGACAAGACGGGTATCGTCGAGTTCGCGAAGAAATTAGAGACCGCAGGCGTGGAGCTGATCTCCACAGGCGGCACGTATAAGCTTCTGAAAGAGAATGACATCAAGGTTGTCGAGGTATCGGACGTCACGGGATTCCCCGAGATGTTGGACGGACGCGTCAAGACGCTCCACCCCAAGATCCATGCGGGTATCCTCGCACGCAGGGACATCCCCGACCACATGAGCGCCATCAAAGGCAAGGGAATCGATCCCATCGACATGGTGGTCATCAACCTGTATCCATTCAAGCAGACGGTACTCAAGGAGGGCGTATCCTTCGAGGACATCGTCGAGAACATCGACATCGGAGGCCCCAGCATGATCCGTGCGGCCGCAAAGAACTATCAGTCTGTCGCAGTGGTCACCAAGCCCGAGCAGTACTCGGAGATCATCGAGCAGATGTACGCCAACGCCGGCGACCTCAGCCCCGACCTCCACCAGAGGCTCATGGCAGAGGCATTCGATGTGACATCGCAGTACGACGCGATGATCGCCTCTCAGATGAAGAAGAGGTTCATCCCCGGATTCCCCGACTCCTTCCCGATCCCATTGGAGAAGGTACAGGACCTCAGGTACGGAGAGAACCCCAACCAGTCGGCCGCATTCTACAAGGATCCCTTCACACCCGGGCCCACAGTGGCCAAGGCGGAATGCCTCTGGGGTAAGGAGCTGTCCTACAACAACATCCTCGATCTGGACAAGGCCCTGGACATCTGTATGGACTTCGAGAAGCCCACAGCTGTCGTCATGAAGCATACCAACCCCTGCGGACTCGCTTCCGCAGACACGATCTTCGAGGCATTCGAGACAGCATACAACGTCGACCCCCTGTCCGCATTCGGATGCGTCATCTGTCTGAACAGGCCCTGTACCAAGGAGTGTGCGGAGATGATCTCCAAATACTTCGTCGAGGCCGTCCTGTGTCCCGATTTCGAGGAGGGCGCCGTGGAGATCATGGAGGTCAAGAAGAACATCCGTCTCCTCAGGACGAACTGCCCCATCGGACCTTCCGAGAGGGTCAGGGAATTCAAGATGAAGAAGGTCCAGGGAGGAATGCTCATCCAGACCGACGAGGATGTCCCCGTCGACCCCCAGAACCTCAAGGTCGTCACCAACCGTGCTCCCACAGAGGAGGAGGTCCACTCTCTGCTCTTCGCATGGAAGCTCGCTAAGCACGTCACATCCAACGCCGTCGTCTACGTAAGGGGCGAGCGCGCAGTCGGAATCGGTGCAGGTCAGATGAGCCGTGTGGACTCGGCTAAGATCGCGACTATGAAGGCCAACGAGCCTACGCAGGGCTGCGTGATGGCCTCCGATGCCTTCTTCCCCTTCAGGGACGGAGTCGACGAGGCTGCCAAGGCTGGTGTGACCGCTATCATTCAGCCCGGAGGAAGCATCAGGGACCAGGAGGTCATCGATGCGGCCAATGAGCACGGAATGGCTATGGTCTTCACCGGATGCCGTGTCTTCAGGCACTGA
- a CDS encoding phosphatase PAP2 family protein has translation MWTGIDFLLVLQDLRLSLPDFVTDFFNILARQEFQYFIPILLGAVFLWCFGKREGEFLLFSFTFSNLVGYLAKNIAKVPRPWDIDPDIQPTAESKKGAPGYSLPSGHTTSSVSGYGTAAYLSKNTILRILFIVMAVLIPFSRMYLGVHTPMDLIVAIIIVAAVCFVNYKILAWSHESERNRMYVLVGYLIVAIALSVACDLTAGKFLSNKMAGLSVAIPLCLLIEERFVGYEVPSASLKDRLTIAIPGLIVAFVLMEILVRIHTYGVIASTSAAAVFIILVYPYLLKRYSGRSA, from the coding sequence ATGTGGACTGGAATTGACTTCCTGCTTGTCCTACAGGACCTAAGGCTGTCCCTGCCCGATTTCGTCACGGACTTCTTCAACATCCTTGCGCGCCAGGAGTTCCAATATTTCATCCCCATACTGTTGGGAGCGGTCTTCCTCTGGTGCTTCGGCAAGAGGGAGGGAGAGTTCCTCCTCTTCAGCTTCACATTCTCCAATCTGGTCGGATATCTGGCCAAGAACATTGCGAAGGTCCCCAGGCCGTGGGACATCGATCCAGACATCCAGCCCACCGCGGAATCCAAGAAAGGGGCTCCCGGATATTCGCTTCCCAGCGGACACACGACATCTTCTGTCTCAGGCTACGGTACCGCGGCCTATCTGTCAAAGAATACCATTCTCAGGATATTGTTCATAGTTATGGCGGTGCTGATCCCCTTCTCAAGGATGTACCTCGGTGTGCACACGCCGATGGATCTCATCGTGGCGATCATCATTGTCGCAGCGGTGTGCTTCGTCAACTACAAGATACTGGCCTGGTCCCATGAGAGCGAGAGGAACCGCATGTATGTGCTGGTGGGCTATCTCATCGTGGCCATAGCGTTATCTGTCGCATGCGACCTGACCGCAGGCAAGTTCCTGTCCAACAAGATGGCCGGACTCAGCGTCGCCATCCCACTCTGTCTGCTGATCGAGGAAAGGTTCGTCGGTTACGAGGTGCCCTCGGCATCCCTGAAGGACCGTCTGACCATCGCCATACCCGGATTGATCGTCGCCTTTGTGCTGATGGAGATCCTTGTCCGCATCCACACTTACGGGGTGATCGCAAGCACCTCGGCCGCTGCGGTATTCATAATTCTCGTGTATCCGTACCTGCTGAAGAGGTACTCGGGCAGGTCCGCATGA